From a region of the Acomys russatus chromosome 4, mAcoRus1.1, whole genome shotgun sequence genome:
- the Muc15 gene encoding mucin-15 isoform X1: protein MLTLAKIALLSSLFISLPFGRPEKQTSKRNITQHTIEDLKTMGNIFTHLERSRNVTSENETKTSNPMVTDASPLDRFTADEPTNSTSSWPTASSTEGPRPTSTYSIPPLAHGFVSKLPLNSSTADVNPLHVSAHSNPIQPASSENFTWSLANDTMNAPDNISSTVNILPPPLMTTPVTPLTNEPTGWLATNDDNFAGFTPYQEKTTLQPTVKFTNNSKLFPNTSDPQKENKNTGIVFGAILGAILGASLLSLVGYLLCGQRKTDSFSHRRLYDERNEPVLRLDNAPEPYDVNFGNSSYYNSAVSDSDMAEAGESVHDGIPMDDIPPLRTSI from the exons ATGTTGACCTTAGCCAAAATTGCCTTGCTTTCAAGTCTGTTCATTTCATTACCATTTGGGAGGCCtgaaaaacaaacttcaaaaagaaatataactcAGCACACTATAGAAGATTTGAAAACAATGGGAAACATATTCACTCATTTGGAAAGAAGCAGAAATGTAACTTCAGAGAATGAAACTAAAACCTCCAATCCCATGGTGACAGACGCTTCTCCTTTGGATCGATTCACAGCCGATGAACCAACAAATTCCACCAGCAGCTGGCCAACAGCTAGCTCTACCGAGGGACCAAGGCCCACCTCCACATATTCCATCCCCCCCTTGGCTCATGGCTTTGTTTCCAAGTTGCCTTTGAACTCATCAACAGCAGATGTAAATCCTTTACACGTCTCAGCACATTCCAACCCTATACAACCTGCATCATCAGAAAACTTTACATGGTCTTTGGCCAATGACACCATGAACGCTCCTGACAATATTTCCAGTACAGTTAacatcctccctccacctctgatGACCACACCTGTGACCCCTTTAACAAACGAACCTACTGGGTGGCTTGCCACAAACGATGACAACTTTGCTGGTTTCACCCCATATCAAGAAAAAACAACTTTACAGCCTACCGTAAAATTCACCAACAATTCAAAACTTTTCCCCAACACATCAGACCCTCAAAAAg agaATAAAAATACAGGAATAGTATTTGGAGCCATTTTAGGAGCTATTTTGGGTGCTTCACTGCTTAGCCTTGTTGGCTACTTATTGTGTGGACAACGGAAAACGGATTCATTTTCCCATCGGCGACTTTATGATGAGAGAAATGAACCAG TTCTGCGATTAGACAATGCACCAGAACCTTACGATGTCAATTTTGGAAATTCTAGTTACTACAACTCAGCTGTGAGCGATTCAGACATGGCGGAAGCTGGAGAAAGCGTGCATGATGGCATTCCCATGGATGATATACCGCCACTTCGCACCTCAATATAG
- the Muc15 gene encoding mucin-15 isoform X2, translating to MLTLAKIALLSSLFISLPFGRPEKQTSKRNITQHTIEDLKTMGNIFTHLERSRNVTSENETKTSNPMVTDASPLDRFTADEPTNSTSSWPTASSTEGPRPTSTYSIPPLAHGFVSKLPLNSSTADVNPLHVSAHSNPIQPASSENFTWSLANDTMNAPDNISSTVNILPPPLMTTPVTPLTNEPTGWLATNDDNFAGFTPYQEKTTLQPTVKFTNNSKLFPNTSDPQKENKNTGIVFGAILGAILGASLLSLVGYLLCGQRKTDSFSHRRLYDERNEPVTTTQL from the exons ATGTTGACCTTAGCCAAAATTGCCTTGCTTTCAAGTCTGTTCATTTCATTACCATTTGGGAGGCCtgaaaaacaaacttcaaaaagaaatataactcAGCACACTATAGAAGATTTGAAAACAATGGGAAACATATTCACTCATTTGGAAAGAAGCAGAAATGTAACTTCAGAGAATGAAACTAAAACCTCCAATCCCATGGTGACAGACGCTTCTCCTTTGGATCGATTCACAGCCGATGAACCAACAAATTCCACCAGCAGCTGGCCAACAGCTAGCTCTACCGAGGGACCAAGGCCCACCTCCACATATTCCATCCCCCCCTTGGCTCATGGCTTTGTTTCCAAGTTGCCTTTGAACTCATCAACAGCAGATGTAAATCCTTTACACGTCTCAGCACATTCCAACCCTATACAACCTGCATCATCAGAAAACTTTACATGGTCTTTGGCCAATGACACCATGAACGCTCCTGACAATATTTCCAGTACAGTTAacatcctccctccacctctgatGACCACACCTGTGACCCCTTTAACAAACGAACCTACTGGGTGGCTTGCCACAAACGATGACAACTTTGCTGGTTTCACCCCATATCAAGAAAAAACAACTTTACAGCCTACCGTAAAATTCACCAACAATTCAAAACTTTTCCCCAACACATCAGACCCTCAAAAAg agaATAAAAATACAGGAATAGTATTTGGAGCCATTTTAGGAGCTATTTTGGGTGCTTCACTGCTTAGCCTTGTTGGCTACTTATTGTGTGGACAACGGAAAACGGATTCATTTTCCCATCGGCGACTTTATGATGAGAGAAATGAACCAG TTACTACAACTCAGCTGTGA